In a genomic window of Gossypium arboreum isolate Shixiya-1 chromosome 9, ASM2569848v2, whole genome shotgun sequence:
- the LOC108460014 gene encoding E3 ubiquitin-protein ligase PUB24-like yields the protein MDEIEIPQYFICPISLQIMKDPVTAVTGITYDRESIEQWLKTAKDTICPVTKQVLPSGSCLTPNHTLRRLIQAWSTENASGGIDRVPTPKSPLCKSRLLKVIRELEVPGLYVNALKKLQVLAKDNSKFMEEAGVPKAMVLLLIRCCNQSKTIGVEQALRILYLTWTPSGEIKAAVNENHRIIDCLTWIQGCDIANPVVVKTLAMQVLKRVIEAANTRLLEKLKPEFMEEMLRVLKLKFSQQATKSALQILIQVCLWGRNRSKIVQANAMFELVELELEKPEKNITELIFNLLAHLCSCADGRAEFLSHAGSIAMVAKRILRVSPATDDQAVHILSLISKNTATKEVLSEMLRVGAVTKLCMVIQADCSTYLKQKAREVLRLHSNLWNNSPCIAVYLLTRYQR from the coding sequence ATGGATGAGATTGAAATTCCTCAATATTTCATCTGCCCCATATCGCTGCAAATCATGAAAGACCCTGTTACAGCTGTTACAGGCATTACTTACGACAGAGAAAGCATAGAGCAATGGCTGAAGACAGCCAAGGACACCATTTGCCCTGTAACCAAGCAGGTTTTGCCATCCGGTTCTTGTTTAACGCCAAATCACACGCTCCGGCGGCTGATTCAGGCTTGGTCCACGGAAAATGCTAGCGGTGGTATCGATAGGGTCCCTACACCGAAATCTCCTCTCTGTAAGAGTCGTCTTCTTAAAGTCATTCGTGAACTTGAAGTTCCTGGTTTGTATGTAAATGCTTTGAAAAAATTGCAAGTCCTAGCGAAGGACAATAGCAAGTTTATGGAGGAAGCTGGTGTCCCTAAAGCTATGGTTTTGTTGTTGATAAGATGTTGTAATCAAAGTAAAACTATTGGTGTTGAACAAGCTTTGAGAATTCTATATCTTACTTGGACACCATCTGGTGAAATCAAGGCTGCTGTGAATGAAAATCACCGAATCATCGACTGTTTAACATGGATTCAAGGGTGTGACATTGCGAATCCTGTTGTTGTCAAGACTCTTGCCATGCAAGTCCTGAAAAGAGTGATTGAGGCTGCAAATACAAGGTTGCTGGAGAAATTGAAACCCGAATTCATGGAAGAAATGTTAAGGGTACTTAAACTGAAATTCTCTCAACAAGCAACCAAATCCGCCTTGCAAATTCTGATACAAGTATGCCTTTGGGGAAGAAACAGATCAAAAATCGTCCAAGCCAACGCGATGTTCGAGCTCGTCGAATTGGAACTCGAAAAACCCGAAAAGAACATCACTGAACTGATCTTCAACCTTTTGGCACATCTATGCTCATGCGCTGATGGAAGAGCCGAGTTTCTTAGCCATGCAGGAAGCATAGCTATGGTGGCTAAAAGGATCCTAAGAGTGTCACCAGCAACAGATGATCAAGCTGTTCACATACTTTCATTAATCTCCAAAAATACAGCAACAAAAGAAGTCCTTTCAGAGATGTTGAGGGTTGGGGCGGTAACAAAGCTTTGCATGGTGATTCAAGCTGATTGTTCAACCTATCTCAAACAGAAAGCCAGAGAGGTCCTCAGATTGCACTCTAATTTATGGAATAATTCTCCTTGTATTGCTGTTTATCTGTTAACCAGGTACCAAAGGTAG